The Arachis hypogaea cultivar Tifrunner chromosome 19, arahy.Tifrunner.gnm2.J5K5, whole genome shotgun sequence genome has a window encoding:
- the LOC112779831 gene encoding uncharacterized protein isoform X1, translating into MVIMTCTSLSLPAAPNFSGDRYDFWAIKMKRFLVLSDLWEIVENGFEVPAANAQLSTAQQQTLRENYSKDAKALFTIQSVLSDEIFPCIKDATTAKEAWEKLQHHYGTKKVVEDYDPRYAPLYEALRTGNWDATLKFIQNHPQPAEAVKAKISHEGKRPLHVAALFGHHHILERLLPLMSTEDVKLTDNHGFTALHEATYGRDVRVAQCLVQRNRELLTIPSNDHWIPLTRALSVGNKETAAYLFRETPAEELAPEKGINGVSVLSMCFSSQILLDEALKLLRNYPKLVTAGDGGSTFLEALASVPSAFPSGRQLTFWERWILRRRRNIYKVDESNVTYKHTRELLQIACEQLSELRKEELEKSRARLALIQAAKMGIPEFIKEVIKKHPHVFWAGENPRNAIFVGVEYRQVSVFDLIHGMVWKNALAEMTDRNSNTLLHMAGMLAPSAQLHDISGAALQMQRELQWFKEVESITPASRKESLNNDKKTARQLFTEEHKDLGKQGEKWMKGTATYFSLVAALVATVVFAAAFTVPGGNDQITGYPIFSKKKAFLVFIFSDAVSLFSSATSILMFLGILTSRYAEDDFLTALPLKLIVGLMTLFISMASMLVAFSAALFVMLHGKLWIVIPVSCLAFVPILSFLWLQCPLFLEITVSTFGPSIFDRNADKHWLTQ; encoded by the exons ATGGTGATCATGACATGCACTAGTCTTTCCTTACCTGCTGCACCAAACTTTTCCGGCGACAGGTATGATTTCTGGGCAATTAAAATGAAACGCTTCCTAGTGCTAAGTGACTTATGGGAAATTGTGGAGAATGGTTTTGAAGTTCCAGCAGCAAACGCACAATTGAGCACGGCGCAACAACAAACTTTGAGAGAAAATTACTCTAAAGATGCAAAGGCTCTCTTCACCATCCAATCTGTACTTTCAGATGAAATTTTTCCCTGCATTAAGGATGCTACTACAGCCAAGGAAGCTTGGGAAAAATTGCAGCATCATTATGGAACAAAG AAAGTGGTGGAGGATTACGATCCACGGTATGCACCATTATATGAGGCATTGCGCACTGGTAATTGGGATGCAACTCTGAAATTTATTCAGAACCATCCGCAACCGGCGGAAGCAGTGAAGGCGAAAATTTCGCACGAGGGGAAGAGACCTCTTCACGTGGCAGCTCTATTCGGGCACCACCACATCCTGGAGAGGTTGTTGCCGTTAATGTCAACGGAGGATGTTAAACTGACAGACAATCACGGCTTCACGGCTCTTCATGAAGCTACTTACGGTAGAGACGTGAGAGTGGCACAATGCCTTGTCCAACGCAACAGGGAATTGCTTACAATTCCTTCAAACGATCATTGGATTCCTCTCACACGTGCTCTTAGCGTTGGTAACAAGGAAACTGCTGCCTACCTTTTTCGCGAAACTCCAGCGGAAGAATTAGCACCTGAAAAGGGAATCAATGGGGTTAGCGTTCTCAGCATGTGTTTTTCCTCTCAGATATTATTAG ATGAGGCTCTAAAGTTACTGCGTAATTACCCAAAGTTAGTAACAGCAGGGGATGGTGGGTCAACATTTTTGGAAGCTTTGGCAAGTGTACCTTCTGCATTCCCTAGTGGGCGTCAACTCACATTCTGGGAAAGATGGATCTTGAGAA GAAGACGAAATATATACAAAGTTGATGAATCAAACGTAACCTACAAGCACACTCGTGAGCTTCTACAGATTGCATGTGAACAACTATCTGAATTAAGAAAAGAAGAGCTTGAAAAAAGTCGAGCACGTCTGGCACTAATTCAAGCCGCCAAAATGGGGATCCCAGAGTTTATCAAGGAAGTGATAAAGAAGCACCCACACGTTTTCTGGGCAGGTGAAAATCCGAGAAATGCTATATTTGTCGGTGTTGAATATCGCCAAGTGAGTGTTTTTGATCTTATTCACGGTATGGTTTGGAAAAATGCACTTGCTGAAATGACGGACAGGAATAGCAACACTCTGCTTCACATGGCAGGAATGTTAGCTCCGAGCGCACAGCTTCATGATATCTCTGGTGCCGCTTTACAAATGCAAAGGGAATTACAGTGGTTCAAGGAAGTGGAGAGTATCACACCAGCTTCAAGGAAGGAGTCTTTAAACAATGACAAAAAAACTGCTCGACAATTGTTCACGGAAGAACACAAGGATTTGGGGAAACAAGGTGAGAAATGGATGAAAGGAACAGCCACTTATTTTAGTCTTGTAGCAGCTCTTGTAGCCACGGTGGTTTTTGCTGCCGCTTTTACGGTTCCAGGTGGTAATGACCAGATCACAGGTTACCCTATTTTCTCAAAGAAGAAGGCATTTTTGGTGTTTATATTCTCGGATGCAGTCTCACTCTTTTCTTCTGCAACCTCCATATTAATGTTCTTAGGCATTCTCACTTCTCGTTATGCTGAAGATGATTTTCTCACGGCATTACCTTTGAAGCTTATCGTAGGCCTTATGACTTTATTTATCTCTATGGCGTCGATGTTGGTAGCATTTTCTGCAGCTCTCTTTGTTATGCTTCATGGGAAACTATGGATTGTTATACCTGTAAGTTGTCTTGCTTTTGTTCCAATTCTTTCCTTCCTTTGGTTGCAGTGTCCACTTTTTCTTGAGATCACAGTGTCAACCTTTGGGCCAAGCATCTTTGATAGGAATGCTGATAAGCATTGGCTCACTCAATAA
- the LOC112779831 gene encoding uncharacterized protein isoform X2, whose product MVIMTCTSLSLPAAPNFSGDRYDFWAIKMKRFLVLSDLWEIVENGFEVPAANAQLSTAQQQTLRENYSKDAKALFTIQSVLSDEIFPCIKDATTAKEAWEKLQHHYGTKKVVEDYDPRYAPLYEALRTGNWDATLKFIQNHPQPAEAVKAKISHEGKRPLHVAALFGHHHILERLLPLMSTEDVKLTDNHGFTALHEATYGRDVRVAQCLVQRNRELLTIPSNDHWIPLTRALSVGNKETAAYLFRETPAEELAPEKGINGVSVLSMCFSSQILLGDGGSTFLEALASVPSAFPSGRQLTFWERWILRRRRNIYKVDESNVTYKHTRELLQIACEQLSELRKEELEKSRARLALIQAAKMGIPEFIKEVIKKHPHVFWAGENPRNAIFVGVEYRQVSVFDLIHGMVWKNALAEMTDRNSNTLLHMAGMLAPSAQLHDISGAALQMQRELQWFKEVESITPASRKESLNNDKKTARQLFTEEHKDLGKQGEKWMKGTATYFSLVAALVATVVFAAAFTVPGGNDQITGYPIFSKKKAFLVFIFSDAVSLFSSATSILMFLGILTSRYAEDDFLTALPLKLIVGLMTLFISMASMLVAFSAALFVMLHGKLWIVIPVSCLAFVPILSFLWLQCPLFLEITVSTFGPSIFDRNADKHWLTQ is encoded by the exons ATGGTGATCATGACATGCACTAGTCTTTCCTTACCTGCTGCACCAAACTTTTCCGGCGACAGGTATGATTTCTGGGCAATTAAAATGAAACGCTTCCTAGTGCTAAGTGACTTATGGGAAATTGTGGAGAATGGTTTTGAAGTTCCAGCAGCAAACGCACAATTGAGCACGGCGCAACAACAAACTTTGAGAGAAAATTACTCTAAAGATGCAAAGGCTCTCTTCACCATCCAATCTGTACTTTCAGATGAAATTTTTCCCTGCATTAAGGATGCTACTACAGCCAAGGAAGCTTGGGAAAAATTGCAGCATCATTATGGAACAAAG AAAGTGGTGGAGGATTACGATCCACGGTATGCACCATTATATGAGGCATTGCGCACTGGTAATTGGGATGCAACTCTGAAATTTATTCAGAACCATCCGCAACCGGCGGAAGCAGTGAAGGCGAAAATTTCGCACGAGGGGAAGAGACCTCTTCACGTGGCAGCTCTATTCGGGCACCACCACATCCTGGAGAGGTTGTTGCCGTTAATGTCAACGGAGGATGTTAAACTGACAGACAATCACGGCTTCACGGCTCTTCATGAAGCTACTTACGGTAGAGACGTGAGAGTGGCACAATGCCTTGTCCAACGCAACAGGGAATTGCTTACAATTCCTTCAAACGATCATTGGATTCCTCTCACACGTGCTCTTAGCGTTGGTAACAAGGAAACTGCTGCCTACCTTTTTCGCGAAACTCCAGCGGAAGAATTAGCACCTGAAAAGGGAATCAATGGGGTTAGCGTTCTCAGCATGTGTTTTTCCTCTCAGATATTATTAG GGGATGGTGGGTCAACATTTTTGGAAGCTTTGGCAAGTGTACCTTCTGCATTCCCTAGTGGGCGTCAACTCACATTCTGGGAAAGATGGATCTTGAGAA GAAGACGAAATATATACAAAGTTGATGAATCAAACGTAACCTACAAGCACACTCGTGAGCTTCTACAGATTGCATGTGAACAACTATCTGAATTAAGAAAAGAAGAGCTTGAAAAAAGTCGAGCACGTCTGGCACTAATTCAAGCCGCCAAAATGGGGATCCCAGAGTTTATCAAGGAAGTGATAAAGAAGCACCCACACGTTTTCTGGGCAGGTGAAAATCCGAGAAATGCTATATTTGTCGGTGTTGAATATCGCCAAGTGAGTGTTTTTGATCTTATTCACGGTATGGTTTGGAAAAATGCACTTGCTGAAATGACGGACAGGAATAGCAACACTCTGCTTCACATGGCAGGAATGTTAGCTCCGAGCGCACAGCTTCATGATATCTCTGGTGCCGCTTTACAAATGCAAAGGGAATTACAGTGGTTCAAGGAAGTGGAGAGTATCACACCAGCTTCAAGGAAGGAGTCTTTAAACAATGACAAAAAAACTGCTCGACAATTGTTCACGGAAGAACACAAGGATTTGGGGAAACAAGGTGAGAAATGGATGAAAGGAACAGCCACTTATTTTAGTCTTGTAGCAGCTCTTGTAGCCACGGTGGTTTTTGCTGCCGCTTTTACGGTTCCAGGTGGTAATGACCAGATCACAGGTTACCCTATTTTCTCAAAGAAGAAGGCATTTTTGGTGTTTATATTCTCGGATGCAGTCTCACTCTTTTCTTCTGCAACCTCCATATTAATGTTCTTAGGCATTCTCACTTCTCGTTATGCTGAAGATGATTTTCTCACGGCATTACCTTTGAAGCTTATCGTAGGCCTTATGACTTTATTTATCTCTATGGCGTCGATGTTGGTAGCATTTTCTGCAGCTCTCTTTGTTATGCTTCATGGGAAACTATGGATTGTTATACCTGTAAGTTGTCTTGCTTTTGTTCCAATTCTTTCCTTCCTTTGGTTGCAGTGTCCACTTTTTCTTGAGATCACAGTGTCAACCTTTGGGCCAAGCATCTTTGATAGGAATGCTGATAAGCATTGGCTCACTCAATAA
- the LOC112775090 gene encoding uncharacterized protein, which produces MDNQQHSDCDKDIPNPSHSHARKISDGITSSNQGLTSFIREYRPLHEALRKGDLAETEKYLIKDHPGSLCAKITSNHETALHIAIMFGHLDLAKRLVELMSEEDLALKSRNGTTALHLVTLLIENEDEIIDVAKCMVEKNKRLVTLSDTNDWLPVTLALDLGHTEMARYLYSQTPFEFFQPRLGKHGVVLLVQCYYTNLFDIALDLIDRCPKLVVTDGRRGLNFLEMLANMPSELLLRKNVPFWKRWLNPRSQLQVLVEKIPGSAQKTKRDDFGTNASSGLLHQSVRRILHLIGIKKAKAVENDKQFPLQAAFSAIYKLNEREITAGRIREAILKAAKRGNPEFIVEAIRIHYPFLWNTNDENGRNIFFLAVEFRQAAVLNLIHGLAMKHVFANMRDKGANCLLHMAGLPPPSSHLNRISGALLQMQREMQWFKEVESIIPHMKKEYLNRENKTPRDLFTENHRELLKQGEKWTKANAGSCSVVAALVATITFAAAFTVPGGNDQIKGYPIFLHKSLFVLFMISNATSLFSSTTSLLIFLALLNSRYAEDDFLKSLPSKMIIGLSTMLFSLANMMLAFCAALFLTLKSQAWIVIPVTFLGCVPVIFYIWLQFPLLIEIIMSTYGPGIFNRNVKRWP; this is translated from the exons ATGGACAATCAACAACATTCTGATTGTGACAAGGACATTCCAAACCCATCACATTCACACGCTAGAAAAATTTCCGACGGAATCACATCATCGAaccaag GGCTAACAAGTTTTATTCGGGAATATCGTCCATTACACGAAGCACTGAGAAAAGGTGATTTAGCCGAGACAGAAAAATATCTCATTAAAGACCATCCAGGATCACTTTGTGCAAAAATCACTTCTAATCACGAAACAGCACTTCACATTGCAATCATGTTTGGCCATCTAGACCTCGCTAAGAGGCTGGTGGAGTTGATGTCAGAAGAAGATCTTGCTTTGAAGAGCAGAAATGGCACCACCGCGCTTCACCTTGTTACTCTTCTCATTGAGAACGAGGACGAGATCATTGATGTTGCAAAGTGCATGGTTGAAAAAAACAAGAGATTAGTTACTTTGAGCGATACAAATGATTGGTTGCCGGTGACTCTGGCCTTGGACCTCGGCCACACTGAAATGGCTCGCTACCTTTACTCCCAAACCCCGTTTGAATTTTTCCAACCTCGACTTGGGAAACATGGTGTTGTGCTCCTCGTCCAATGCTACTACACCAACTTGTTTG ATATAGCCCTGGATTTGATCGACCGTTGTCCAAAGTTAGTAGTGACGGACGGTAGAAGAGGGTTAAACTTTTTGGAGATGTTAGCAAATATGCCTTCGGAATTATTGCTAAGGAAAAATGTACCATTCTGGAAACGATGGCTAAACCCAA GGAGTCAATTGCAAGTTCTCGTTGAGAAGATACCAGGATCAGCTCAAAAAACTAAAAGAGATGATTTTGGGACGAATGCAAGTTCTG GCCTATTGCATCAATCGGTCAGGCGTATCTTGCATTTAATAG GAATCAAAAAGGCAAAAGCAGTTGAAAATGATAAGCAGTTTCCTCTACAAGCTGCGTTTAGTGCAATTTATAAGTTAAACGAAAGAGAGATTACAGCGGGTAGAATACGTGAAGCGATTCTTAAAGCAGCAAAACGAGGAAATCCTGAATTCATAGTGGAAGCAATAAGGATCCATTATCCTTTCTTGTGGAACACAAATGATGAGAATGGAAGGAACATATTCTTTTTGGCTGTTGAATTTCGCCAAGCAGCAGTTCTTAATCTCATCCATGGCCTTGCTATGAAGCATGTATTTGCAAACATGAGAGACAAAGGTGCCAACTGTTTGCTACACATGGCAGGCTTGCCTCCTCCATCATCACATCTTAATCGTATCTCTGGTGCACTTTTACAAATGCAAAGAGAAATGCAATGGTTTAAG GAAGTCGAGAGTATCATACCACATATGAAGAAGGAATATTTGAACAGGGAGAATAAGACACCTAGAGATTTATTCACAGAAAACCATAGGGAATTGTTAAAACAAGGTGAGAAATGGACCAAAGCAAATGCAGGATCTTGTAGTGTTGTAGCAGCTCTTGTAGCCACCATTACATTTGCTGCTGCTTTCACGGTTCCTGGTGGCAATGACCAAATCAAGGGTTATCCAATTTTCTTACATAAAAGCttatttgtgttatttatgaTATCAAATGCAACATCACTTTTCAGTTCCACAACTTCTCTTCTCATATTCCTGGCACTCCTCAATTCTCGCTATGCCGAGGATGATTTTCTCAAGTCATTGCCTTCAAAAATGATCATAGGGCTTTCCACTATGCTCTTTTCTCTAGCCAACATGATGCTGGCATTTTGTGCAGCACTTTTTCTAACGCTTAAAAGCCAGGCATGGATTGTTATTCCTGTAACTTTTCTTGGTTGTGTGCCAGTTATTTTTTACATTTGGTTGCAGTTTCCATTGCTTATTGAGATTATCATGTCAACTTATGGACCAGgaatttttaatagaaatgttAAGCGTTGGCCCTGA
- the LOC112778910 gene encoding uncharacterized protein, with translation MDQKNGKFLCSCSSPCSYHHLCCCFHCSGGNDQNNGYPIFLHKNLFMLFIISDAVSPFSSTTSLLVFLGLLTSRYAEDDFLESLPKRLIIGLSAMFISLATMMAAFCAALFLMLQNRSWIVTPIILLASVPVALYIWLQFPLLVLIFNSTYGPGIFDRNIKPWL, from the coding sequence ATGGACCAAAAAAACGGCAAGTTCTTGTGCTCTTGTAGCAGCCCTTGCAGCTACCATCACCTTTGCTGCTGCTTTCACTGTTCCGGTGGCAATGACCAAAACAATGGATATCCAATCTTCTTGCATAAAAACCTATTTATGCTGTTTATAATATCAGATGCAGTGTCACCCTTCTCTTCCACAACTTCCCTGCTTGTGTTTCTGGGGCTCCTCACTTCTCGCTATGCAGAGGATGATTTTCTCGAGTCACTGCCCAAAAGGCTCATCATAGGCCTTTCCGCTATGTTCATCTCTCTTGCAACTATGATGGCTGCCTTTTGTGCCGCTCTTTTCCTTATGCTACAAAACCGATCATGGATTGTCACTCCCATCATTCTGCTTGCCTCTGTTCCAGTTGCTTTATACATTTGGTTGCAGTTTCCATTGCTTGTTCTCATCTTTAACTCAACCTATGGACCAGGCATCTTTGATAGAAATATTAAGCCTTGGCTTTGA